Proteins from one Pongo abelii isolate AG06213 chromosome 7, NHGRI_mPonAbe1-v2.0_pri, whole genome shotgun sequence genomic window:
- the PBK gene encoding lymphokine-activated killer T-cell-originated protein kinase codes for MEGISNFKTPSKLSEKKKSVLCSTPTINIPASPFMQKLGFGTGVNVYLMKRSPRGLSHSPWAVKKINPICNDHYRSVYQKRLMDEAKILKSLHHPNIVGYRAFTEASDGSLCLAMEYGGEKSLNDLIEERYKASRDPFPAAIILKVALNMARGLKYLHQEKKLLHGDIKSSNVVIKGDFETIKICDVGVSLPLDENMTVTDPEACYIGTEPWKPKEAVEENGVITDKADIFAFGLTLWEMMTLSIPHINLSNDDDDEDKTFDESDFDDEAYYAALGTRPPINMEELDESYQKVIELFSVCTNEDPKDRPSAAHIVEALETDV; via the exons TATTATGTTCAACTCCAACTATAAATATCCCGGCCTCTCCGTTTATGCAAAAGCTTGGCTTTGGTACTGGGGTAAATGTTTACCTAATGAAAAG atcTCCAAGAGGTTTGTCTCATTCTCCTTGGGCTGTAAAAAAGATTAATCCTATATGTAATGATCATTATCGAAGTGTGTATCAAAAGAGACTAATGGATGAAGCTAAGATTTTGAAAAGCCTTCATCATCCAAACATTGTTG GTTATCGTGCTTTTACTGAAGCCAGTGATGGCAGTCTGTGTCTTGCTATGGAATATGGAGGTGAAAAGTCTCTAAATGACTTAATAGAAGAACGATATAAAGCCAGCCGAGATCCTTTTCCAGCagccataattttaaaagttgctttGAATATGGCAAGAGGGTTAAAG taTCTGCACCAAGAAAAGAAACTGCTTCATGGAGACATAAAGTCTTCAAATGTTGTAATTAAAGGCGATTTTGAAACAATTAAAATCTGTGATGTAGGAGTCTCTCTACCACTGGATGAAAATATGACTG TGACTGACCCTGAGGCTTGTTACATTGGCACAGAGCCATGGAAACCCAAAGAAGCTGTGGAGGAGAATGGTGTTATTACTGACAAGGCAGACATATTTGCCTTTGGCCTTACTTTGTGGGAAATGATGACTTTATCGATTCCACACATTAATCTttcaaatgatgatgatgatgaag ATAAAACTTTTGATGAAAGTGATTTTGATGATGAAGCATACTATGCAGCCTTGGGAACTAGGCCACCTATTAATATGGAAGAACTGGATGAATCATACCAGAAAGTAATTGAACTCTTCTCTGTATGCACTAATGAAGACCCTAAAGATCGTCCTTCTGCTGCACACATTGTTGAAGCTCTGGAAACAGATGTCTAG